The following coding sequences are from one Rubidibacter lacunae KORDI 51-2 window:
- a CDS encoding acetate/propionate family kinase, translated as MKILVLNAGSSSQKSCLYDLGGTPPRRPLDPLWEAAIDWSQRPGRAVLEVERNGEKSTEDLPGDPRGGAVERMLETLSEGPSPLLPDLGAIAAVGHRVVHGGATYRQPTRVTPEVKQAIAELSALAPSHNPANLQGFETVEQLLPEVPQVAVFDTAFHAEMPTAAALYPGPYEWFEDGIRRYGFHGISHDYCARTAARLLDKPLEELRLITCHLGNGCSLAAVRGGRGVDTTMGFTPLDGLMMGTRSGSIDPGILIHLQRSRGLSADDLDRLLNRESGLKGVSGISGDMRHILSTKAEGNVRAQLAFDTYIHRIRRNIGSMLASLDGLDALVFSAGVGEHAPDVRAAACEGFGFLGLKLDPEANARSPRNADIASPDSRVRVLVIKTEEDWAIATATAQLLHAS; from the coding sequence ATGAAAATTCTCGTGCTGAATGCAGGCTCCAGCTCGCAGAAAAGTTGTCTCTACGACTTGGGGGGCACACCTCCTAGGCGTCCGCTGGACCCGCTCTGGGAAGCCGCGATCGACTGGTCGCAGCGACCGGGACGGGCGGTCCTCGAGGTCGAACGGAACGGTGAAAAATCGACTGAGGACCTCCCCGGCGACCCGCGCGGAGGTGCCGTGGAGCGAATGCTGGAGACCCTCAGCGAGGGTCCATCGCCCCTACTGCCGGATCTCGGAGCGATCGCGGCCGTCGGCCATCGCGTCGTCCACGGCGGCGCTACCTACCGCCAACCCACGCGCGTGACCCCCGAGGTCAAACAAGCGATCGCGGAGTTAAGCGCGCTGGCGCCGTCTCACAACCCGGCCAACCTACAGGGGTTCGAAACCGTAGAGCAATTGCTGCCAGAGGTTCCCCAAGTTGCGGTATTCGATACGGCCTTTCACGCCGAGATGCCAACGGCTGCAGCACTGTACCCCGGTCCCTACGAGTGGTTCGAGGATGGCATTCGACGCTATGGTTTTCACGGCATCAGCCACGACTATTGCGCGCGCACGGCAGCACGTTTGCTGGACAAACCCCTCGAAGAATTACGCCTGATTACCTGTCATCTGGGGAATGGCTGTTCGCTGGCAGCCGTGCGCGGCGGTCGCGGTGTGGATACGACCATGGGCTTCACGCCGCTGGATGGGTTGATGATGGGGACGCGTTCGGGCTCGATCGATCCCGGCATTCTCATCCACCTGCAGCGATCGCGCGGCTTGTCCGCAGACGACCTCGATCGCCTGCTCAATCGCGAGTCCGGGCTGAAGGGCGTTTCGGGAATTTCCGGCGACATGCGCCATATCCTCAGCACGAAAGCGGAAGGCAACGTGCGAGCGCAACTGGCTTTCGATACTTACATCCACCGCATCCGGCGGAATATTGGTTCAATGCTCGCAAGTTTGGACGGACTGGACGCACTGGTATTTTCAGCTGGTGTCGGCGAACACGCACCGGACGTCCGAGCAGCTGCTTGCGAGGGGTTCGGATTCTTGGGATTGAAGCTCGATCCAGAAGCCAATGCGCGATCGCCCCGCAACGCCGACATTGCCTCGCCCGATTCGCGCGTGCGGGTGCTCGTCATCAAGACGGAAGAAGATTGGGCGATCGCCACCGCCACCGCACAGCTCCTGCATGCGAGCTAG
- a CDS encoding DUF7682 family zinc-binding protein, which translates to MSKQKKQFPSVHQGLGQSYDRCEQEQSQLSERQQKRQAWKASFDNDPIDLRSLPKRVVLKSRDIIKRLKQCQDYRQFRGKRLRHDRHVISIPVTRDYRLLCRMQDNGIAPEAVVSHQDYNVCKPGS; encoded by the coding sequence ATGTCGAAACAGAAGAAGCAGTTTCCCTCCGTTCATCAAGGCTTAGGGCAATCCTACGATCGCTGCGAGCAGGAACAGAGCCAGCTCAGCGAGAGGCAACAGAAACGCCAAGCATGGAAAGCTTCGTTTGACAACGATCCGATCGATCTGAGATCGTTGCCCAAACGCGTCGTTCTTAAGTCGCGCGATATTATCAAACGCCTGAAGCAATGCCAAGATTACCGACAGTTTCGCGGCAAGCGGCTGCGCCACGATCGCCACGTTATCAGTATTCCGGTCACGCGCGATTATCGCCTGCTCTGCCGCATGCAGGATAATGGGATCGCACCTGAAGCTGTTGTATCGCACCAAGATTACAACGTCTGCAAACCCGGTAGTTAG
- a CDS encoding YggS family pyridoxal phosphate-dependent enzyme, whose amino-acid sequence MTEHPTANSADTPATAALASNILNIRDRLPPHVRLVAVTKTFPASLVRQAYHAGLRDFGENRLQEALDKQDALADLPDIRWHFIGHLQGNKAKKAIERFAWIHSCDSLKLAHRLDRLAGETGARPRVLLQVKPLPDPDKYGWSVAELSRDWPQIVALPALNVSGLMTILPLGLSAPDVVSAFANVRDLAAKLRNDSGLALPELSMGMSGDYPLAIEAGATTIRLGRSLFGERLQKM is encoded by the coding sequence ATGACCGAGCACCCAACCGCCAACTCTGCCGATACCCCCGCAACCGCAGCCTTAGCCAGCAATATCCTCAACATTCGCGATCGCCTGCCACCCCACGTCCGCCTCGTTGCCGTTACTAAAACATTCCCGGCGTCACTCGTCCGCCAGGCTTATCACGCCGGCTTGCGCGACTTCGGCGAGAACCGCCTGCAAGAAGCCCTCGACAAGCAAGATGCTCTCGCGGATCTGCCAGATATTCGCTGGCACTTCATCGGTCACTTACAAGGCAATAAAGCGAAGAAAGCGATCGAGCGGTTCGCTTGGATTCACAGTTGTGACAGCCTCAAACTCGCCCATCGCCTCGATCGCCTCGCGGGCGAAACGGGCGCGCGACCGCGGGTATTGTTGCAAGTCAAGCCGCTACCGGACCCCGACAAGTATGGATGGTCGGTTGCGGAATTATCTCGAGACTGGCCGCAAATTGTCGCGCTGCCCGCTCTCAATGTCTCCGGCTTGATGACGATCCTGCCACTGGGCTTGTCGGCCCCAGATGTGGTGAGTGCCTTTGCCAACGTTCGCGACCTGGCAGCCAAACTCCGCAACGACTCTGGGCTTGCGCTGCCAGAGCTGTCGATGGGGATGTCGGGCGATTATCCCTTGGCAATCGAAGCCGGCGCAACGACGATCCGACTCGGGCGCTCTCTCTTTGGGGAGAGGTTGCAAAAAATGTAA
- the pipX gene encoding transcriptional coactivator PipX has product MDNNETYLNHPTFGLLYRVCLVEENQEIFTTLYAQRLFFLVKNGTTGLSFEPWGRGEARLLVENRLRKLRRIGAVDDFKELNAVYQRIFH; this is encoded by the coding sequence ATGGACAACAACGAAACCTATCTCAATCATCCGACGTTTGGTTTGCTTTATCGAGTCTGCCTCGTCGAAGAAAATCAGGAAATATTTACGACCCTCTACGCCCAGCGTTTGTTTTTTCTGGTGAAGAACGGCACAACAGGTTTGAGCTTCGAGCCCTGGGGGCGCGGTGAAGCTCGGCTGTTGGTGGAAAATCGCCTGCGGAAGCTGCGGCGGATTGGTGCAGTGGACGATTTCAAAGAATTGAATGCCGTCTACCAACGGATCTTTCATTAA
- a CDS encoding DUF5682 family protein gives MSVHYFGIRHHGPGSARSLRQALDALQPDALLVEGPADASAALKLAGDPDLEPPVALLLYAPDGADSVYYPLARFSPEWQALQYAKDAGIPVQLMDLPQAHQCALRRELLETRSTDEDPPDALLGEQLELTAADAPVPPDPQITAALDAWMDLRRDPLSWLAHAAGFGDGERWWEHLVEERQDDADVFAAIQAAMTLLRGEVERQRPSEVDEWMAADPARAWEERREALREAYMRQTIRRTEKGSDRLAVVCGAWHVPALVQPRAVKDDKALLRGLPKTKVEATWIPWTYRRLTLASGYGAGIASPGWYDHLWQHPERTTVRWLVRTARLLRDTDLDASSANIIEAARLADALAALRDRPRPGLDELNAAVQTVLCFGSELPMQLVWDRAIVGDRLGRVPEAAPTVPLQRDLQRLQKRLRLKPDPSAQQKELDLRKPLDLERSQLFHRLRLLAIDWGTLQGTRGTGTFKEVWRLQWQPEFALRAIEAGVWGNTVEAAATACSCDRADRAPDLPSLSALLDRVLLATLPSAIARVLQCLQDAAAVASEIAHLMDALPPLARVARYKDVRQTDAAIVARVVDSLVARICIGLPAACASLDDDAAADMDARMQQVNRAINLLRNDDHRAVWWRTIAQLGCQDNLHGLLAGRCCRMLLDSDRIDRVEAARQLSYALSRGGDPARASAWIEGFLQGSGLLLLHDDTLWHVLDDWVTALPAADFTAMLPLLRRTFSTFAAAERRQMAERVRHGGTTGAIAPDEADASGAAVLPLVAQLLGVTLADVRTDPQHKRSSELPQ, from the coding sequence GTGAGCGTTCACTATTTCGGCATTCGTCACCACGGTCCCGGTTCGGCACGCAGTCTTCGTCAGGCTCTGGACGCGCTGCAACCGGATGCGTTGCTTGTGGAAGGTCCGGCCGATGCCAGCGCGGCACTGAAACTCGCGGGCGACCCGGACCTGGAGCCGCCGGTGGCACTCCTTTTATATGCCCCGGACGGAGCGGACTCGGTGTACTATCCACTTGCCCGGTTTTCGCCAGAATGGCAAGCACTGCAGTATGCCAAAGACGCGGGAATTCCCGTGCAGTTGATGGATTTGCCACAGGCTCATCAATGTGCGCTGCGGCGAGAGTTGTTAGAGACACGCTCGACTGATGAGGATCCGCCCGATGCCCTTCTCGGCGAACAACTTGAGTTGACGGCAGCCGATGCGCCCGTGCCACCCGACCCTCAAATAACGGCGGCTTTGGACGCTTGGATGGATCTGCGCCGAGATCCCCTCTCGTGGCTGGCACACGCGGCCGGTTTCGGCGACGGCGAGCGTTGGTGGGAACACCTCGTCGAAGAACGCCAAGACGATGCGGATGTATTCGCAGCCATCCAAGCAGCCATGACCTTGCTGCGTGGGGAGGTCGAGCGCCAGCGACCGAGCGAAGTCGATGAGTGGATGGCAGCCGACCCCGCTCGCGCCTGGGAAGAACGCCGCGAAGCCCTTCGCGAGGCCTACATGCGTCAGACTATCCGCCGAACAGAAAAAGGAAGCGATCGGCTAGCCGTTGTCTGCGGGGCTTGGCACGTGCCGGCATTAGTGCAGCCGCGTGCGGTCAAGGACGACAAAGCTTTACTGCGGGGTCTGCCAAAAACCAAAGTCGAGGCAACGTGGATTCCCTGGACGTACCGGCGCTTAACGCTGGCTAGCGGTTACGGGGCGGGGATCGCATCGCCGGGTTGGTACGATCATCTCTGGCAGCATCCCGAACGAACTACAGTTCGCTGGCTGGTCCGCACCGCCCGTTTGTTACGCGATACCGACCTCGACGCCTCGTCTGCAAATATCATTGAAGCCGCTCGCTTGGCGGATGCTTTGGCAGCCCTGCGCGATCGCCCGCGGCCGGGGCTGGACGAACTCAATGCTGCCGTCCAGACGGTATTGTGTTTCGGCAGCGAGTTGCCGATGCAGCTCGTGTGGGACCGCGCGATCGTCGGCGATCGCTTGGGACGCGTGCCGGAGGCTGCCCCAACAGTGCCTCTGCAGCGAGACTTGCAGCGTTTGCAAAAACGCCTGCGCCTGAAGCCCGATCCCTCAGCACAGCAAAAGGAACTCGACCTACGCAAACCGCTGGATCTGGAGCGATCGCAGCTATTCCATCGCCTGAGATTGCTGGCGATTGACTGGGGCACGCTGCAAGGAACTCGCGGGACCGGTACGTTCAAAGAAGTGTGGAGGTTGCAGTGGCAGCCGGAATTTGCCCTCCGGGCGATCGAAGCTGGGGTGTGGGGCAACACGGTGGAGGCTGCAGCAACGGCGTGCAGTTGCGATCGCGCCGATCGCGCCCCAGACTTGCCGTCGCTGAGCGCGCTGCTCGATCGCGTATTGCTGGCCACGTTACCCTCAGCAATCGCGCGGGTGCTGCAATGCTTGCAAGACGCCGCTGCCGTTGCCAGCGAGATCGCTCACTTGATGGACGCGCTGCCGCCACTGGCGCGGGTGGCGCGCTACAAAGACGTCCGACAAACGGATGCGGCGATCGTGGCGCGGGTTGTTGACAGTTTAGTCGCGCGCATTTGCATCGGCTTGCCCGCAGCGTGTGCGTCGTTAGATGACGATGCGGCTGCGGACATGGATGCTCGCATGCAGCAGGTCAACCGCGCCATCAATCTCCTGCGGAACGACGACCATCGAGCCGTTTGGTGGCGGACGATCGCCCAGCTCGGCTGTCAAGACAACCTCCATGGCTTGCTGGCCGGACGCTGCTGTCGGATGTTGCTCGATAGCGATCGCATCGATCGGGTTGAGGCAGCGCGTCAGTTGAGCTATGCGCTCTCGCGCGGCGGCGATCCGGCGCGAGCGTCAGCATGGATCGAAGGCTTTTTACAAGGCAGTGGCTTGCTGTTGCTCCACGACGATACACTCTGGCATGTTCTAGACGATTGGGTGACGGCACTACCGGCAGCAGATTTTACTGCCATGCTCCCGTTGCTGCGCCGGACCTTTTCCACCTTCGCTGCTGCCGAGCGGCGGCAGATGGCCGAGCGCGTTCGCCATGGCGGGACAACCGGCGCGATCGCCCCGGACGAAGCTGACGCCAGCGGTGCGGCCGTGCTGCCGTTAGTTGCCCAATTACTCGGAGTAACGCTAGCCGATGTCCGAACCGATCCCCAACACAAACGGTCGAGTGAATTGCCCCAGTAG
- a CDS encoding VWA domain-containing protein, whose translation MSEPIPNTNGRVNCPSSDRERRWRLLLGGGEDGSGAGLSALGTEDAALDRALGALYDRDGDRRGGLGRSAPNVARWLGDIRRYFPSAVVRVMQRDALERLNLHQMLLEPELLEAIEPDVHLAADLVALSQVIPERTKETARHVVRRVVDDLLRRLDTQTRQAIAGSLNRAQRNRRPRHNEIDWSRTIRANLHHYQPEYRTIVPDTRIGFGRKRASLRDIVLCVDQSGSMATSLVYSSVFAAVMASLPTVNTQLVVFDTAVADLSEYLEDPVDVLFGTQLGGGTDINRALDYCQSIIHRPTDTILVLISDLFEGGDETVMLKRAAALVASGVQVVTLLALNDDGAPSFSGDVAAQFATLNIPAFACTPDQFPELMAAAIARQDIQQWAAARNIVTNRS comes from the coding sequence ATGTCCGAACCGATCCCCAACACAAACGGTCGAGTGAATTGCCCCAGTAGCGATCGCGAGCGGCGCTGGCGCTTACTCCTGGGCGGGGGCGAAGACGGCAGCGGCGCCGGATTGTCGGCCTTGGGAACGGAAGATGCTGCCCTCGATCGCGCCCTCGGTGCACTCTACGACCGCGACGGCGATCGCCGGGGCGGCTTGGGACGATCGGCCCCCAATGTCGCGCGCTGGCTCGGCGACATCCGCCGTTATTTCCCCAGTGCGGTCGTGCGGGTGATGCAACGCGATGCCCTCGAGCGCCTGAATTTGCACCAAATGCTGCTAGAGCCAGAGTTGCTGGAAGCGATCGAACCGGACGTCCATCTCGCAGCCGATCTCGTTGCGCTGTCGCAGGTCATCCCCGAGCGCACGAAAGAAACTGCTCGCCATGTGGTGCGCCGCGTCGTTGACGACCTGCTGCGCCGCCTAGACACTCAAACCCGCCAGGCGATCGCTGGCAGCCTCAACCGCGCCCAGCGCAACCGCCGTCCGCGCCACAACGAAATCGACTGGTCGCGAACGATCCGCGCTAACCTGCACCACTACCAACCCGAGTACCGCACGATCGTGCCCGACACGCGCATCGGCTTCGGTCGCAAGCGCGCGTCCCTCCGCGATATCGTGCTCTGCGTCGACCAAAGCGGCTCGATGGCAACCTCACTGGTCTATTCCAGCGTCTTTGCGGCGGTGATGGCCTCCCTGCCGACAGTTAATACGCAGCTCGTCGTCTTCGACACGGCCGTTGCCGATCTGAGCGAGTATCTTGAGGACCCGGTGGACGTCCTGTTCGGAACCCAGCTCGGGGGCGGCACCGACATCAACCGCGCCCTCGACTATTGCCAAAGCATTATCCATCGCCCCACCGACACGATTCTGGTGTTGATTAGCGATCTCTTTGAAGGCGGCGACGAAACCGTCATGCTCAAACGGGCTGCGGCCTTAGTCGCTTCTGGCGTGCAGGTGGTGACGTTGCTGGCCCTCAATGACGACGGCGCGCCGTCCTTCAGCGGTGACGTTGCCGCGCAGTTTGCCACCCTCAACATTCCGGCCTTCGCCTGCACGCCCGACCAATTTCCCGAGCTAATGGCTGCCGCGATCGCCCGACAAGATATCCAGCAGTGGGCAGCGGCTCGCAATATCGTCACCAACCGCAGCTGA
- the dps gene encoding DNA starvation/stationary phase protection protein Dps → MATQTRPTRLYATRIDLAADQRLAIVEILNATLATTLDLKTQVKQAHWNVKGKDFYPLHELFDEIAGQFEDYVDMVAERVTALGGLAYGTARVAADASILPEYPYDITSGEDHVVALSDRMAAYAKHVRESIDATDELGDADTADLYTEVSRTTDKYLWFLEAHLHGTDAAARNGAIAATV, encoded by the coding sequence ATGGCAACGCAAACCCGACCGACTCGCCTCTACGCCACGCGCATCGACTTAGCCGCCGACCAGCGATTGGCGATCGTGGAGATTCTGAATGCAACACTGGCAACCACGCTGGACCTCAAAACTCAGGTGAAGCAAGCGCACTGGAACGTCAAGGGTAAGGACTTCTACCCACTGCACGAGCTTTTCGACGAGATTGCCGGGCAGTTCGAAGACTATGTGGACATGGTGGCGGAGCGCGTCACGGCACTGGGCGGTTTGGCATACGGCACGGCTCGCGTGGCGGCTGATGCCTCGATTCTGCCGGAGTATCCATACGACATCACGTCGGGTGAAGACCACGTGGTAGCGCTGTCGGACCGCATGGCGGCCTATGCAAAGCACGTGCGCGAGAGCATCGACGCAACGGACGAGCTGGGCGATGCCGACACGGCCGACCTGTACACGGAAGTGTCGCGAACGACCGACAAATACCTGTGGTTCCTGGAAGCGCACCTACACGGCACCGATGCCGCTGCCCGTAACGGTGCGATCGCGGCAACGGTTTAA
- a CDS encoding GntR family transcriptional regulator: MTLERQCMSDRVRQVLLERIMDGTYKPGDRLVELQIARELNTSQAPVREALRELEVLSLVESQAYKGTRVRAVTPRELQESLQVRTALEALAAELAAPKFHANPAPLQSALAALQDASARGDTVEHARCDLEFHRAILETAGNQVLLRMWDMLACGAWTRPDATAGNLQSDELTALANEHSAIVRALARGDGRGAGDLLAAHFQTDNRHRDRRSLAPASEPSE; this comes from the coding sequence ATGACTCTAGAGCGGCAGTGCATGAGCGATCGGGTACGTCAGGTGCTGTTGGAGCGGATTATGGACGGCACCTATAAGCCGGGCGATCGCCTGGTGGAGCTGCAGATCGCGCGGGAGTTGAATACGAGTCAAGCGCCCGTGCGCGAAGCCTTGCGGGAGCTGGAAGTCCTGTCGTTGGTCGAGTCGCAAGCGTACAAAGGCACGCGCGTGCGAGCTGTAACGCCGCGCGAGTTGCAGGAATCGCTGCAGGTACGAACGGCACTGGAAGCGCTGGCTGCGGAGCTGGCCGCCCCCAAGTTCCATGCCAACCCCGCTCCGCTGCAGTCGGCACTGGCTGCCCTGCAGGATGCGAGTGCTCGGGGTGATACGGTCGAGCATGCGCGCTGCGACCTCGAATTCCATCGCGCGATTTTAGAAACGGCCGGCAATCAGGTGTTGTTACGGATGTGGGACATGCTAGCGTGCGGAGCCTGGACGCGTCCGGACGCGACTGCCGGCAACCTGCAGTCCGACGAACTGACCGCGCTCGCGAACGAACACAGCGCGATCGTTCGCGCCCTCGCACGGGGTGACGGCCGTGGGGCGGGAGACCTATTGGCCGCGCACTTCCAAACCGACAACCGACATCGCGATCGCAGATCGCTTGCGCCGGCCTCCGAGCCCTCGGAGTAA
- the ftsH gene encoding ATP-dependent zinc metalloprotease FtsH, whose protein sequence is MRRSRRQPRLLQRALLPLVASATVLAGAAIGSPALAQASSNEDSDRINYSEFITQVKDGKVASVVIDSRLNIARVYYTDDPDGEEPKQVQLFERNTSASSQLTELLIDNDVEFGEEPSIDRSVAIGVLGNFLLVGLLLGFLVLLFRRTARASGQAMSFGKSRARFQMESQTGVTFDDVAGIDTAKEELQEVVSFLKETERFTAVGARIPKGVLLIGSPGTGKTLLARAVSGQAGVPFFSISGSEFVEMFVGVGASRVRDLFRKAKENAPCLIFIDEIDAVGRQRGAGIGGGNDEREQTLNQLLAEMDGFESNTGIIIIAATNRPDVLDLALLRPGRFDRQVTVDLPSYKGRLGILNVHGRNKRLSPEVSLEAIARRTPGLSGADLANLLNEAAILTARRLKTEIGLSEIEDALDRVTIGMSLSPLLDSKKKRIVAYHEVGHALMMTLLEHADPLNKVTIIPRSGGVGGFAQSTISDDMLDNGLLSRAWLLDRITIFLGGRSAEEEVFGDEEVTAGAASDLQMVADLARKMVTRYGMSELGTVALESSNDRVFLGGNDINRTEYSEAVAARIDQQVRAIAERCHQQARQILRENRPLVDRLVDVLLYEETITGDRFREIVAERATLPEKQLAAQGVANP, encoded by the coding sequence ATGCGGCGATCGCGGCGGCAACCGCGCCTCCTGCAGCGCGCGCTTCTGCCCCTCGTGGCAAGCGCGACCGTGCTGGCTGGAGCGGCGATCGGGTCGCCTGCCCTCGCCCAAGCGTCATCCAATGAAGACAGCGATCGCATTAACTACAGCGAGTTCATCACCCAAGTCAAAGACGGAAAAGTCGCCAGCGTTGTTATCGACTCGCGACTTAACATCGCACGCGTGTACTATACCGACGACCCCGATGGGGAAGAACCCAAGCAGGTTCAACTGTTCGAGCGCAATACAAGTGCCAGCAGCCAACTGACAGAGTTGCTCATCGACAACGACGTCGAGTTCGGCGAAGAGCCTTCGATCGATCGTTCCGTCGCGATCGGGGTCCTCGGAAATTTTTTGTTAGTTGGCTTGCTCTTGGGGTTCCTCGTTTTACTCTTCCGGCGCACGGCCCGTGCCTCCGGTCAGGCGATGAGCTTCGGCAAATCGCGGGCGCGCTTCCAAATGGAATCGCAGACGGGCGTCACGTTTGACGATGTGGCAGGTATCGACACCGCCAAGGAAGAACTCCAAGAAGTTGTTTCCTTTTTGAAAGAAACCGAACGGTTCACGGCCGTTGGGGCGCGCATCCCCAAAGGCGTTCTGCTGATCGGCTCGCCGGGAACGGGTAAAACACTGCTGGCGCGGGCAGTTTCGGGCCAAGCGGGCGTTCCATTCTTCAGTATTTCCGGGTCGGAGTTCGTGGAGATGTTCGTCGGTGTTGGGGCGTCGCGCGTGCGCGACCTGTTCCGCAAAGCCAAGGAAAACGCTCCCTGCTTGATCTTCATCGACGAGATTGACGCTGTCGGCCGCCAGCGCGGTGCGGGCATCGGCGGCGGCAATGACGAGCGCGAGCAAACCCTCAATCAGCTCCTGGCAGAGATGGACGGGTTTGAGAGCAACACCGGGATCATCATCATCGCAGCCACCAACCGCCCCGACGTGCTCGATCTGGCTTTACTGCGACCGGGACGCTTCGATCGCCAAGTTACTGTCGATTTGCCCAGCTACAAGGGACGTTTGGGCATCCTCAACGTTCACGGACGCAACAAACGCCTGTCGCCGGAGGTGTCTTTGGAGGCGATCGCGCGGCGCACGCCGGGATTGTCCGGAGCCGACCTGGCCAACCTGCTCAACGAAGCGGCTATTTTGACAGCACGGCGGCTGAAAACCGAGATCGGGCTGAGCGAAATCGAAGACGCGCTCGATCGCGTCACGATCGGCATGAGCTTGAGCCCGCTGCTGGATAGCAAGAAAAAGCGAATTGTGGCGTACCACGAAGTCGGACACGCCCTGATGATGACACTACTGGAACATGCCGACCCCCTCAACAAAGTCACGATCATTCCCCGCTCGGGCGGCGTCGGCGGCTTCGCACAATCCACTATCAGCGACGACATGCTCGATAACGGTTTGCTCAGCCGCGCTTGGTTGCTCGATCGCATCACGATTTTTTTAGGCGGGCGTTCGGCGGAAGAAGAGGTCTTTGGCGACGAAGAGGTGACCGCCGGTGCGGCGAGCGACTTGCAGATGGTGGCCGACCTCGCACGCAAGATGGTCACGCGCTATGGCATGTCGGAGTTGGGAACGGTGGCGTTGGAAAGCAGCAACGATCGAGTCTTTCTCGGCGGTAACGACATCAACCGTACGGAATACTCCGAGGCGGTTGCCGCACGTATCGACCAACAGGTACGCGCGATCGCCGAACGCTGCCACCAACAAGCCCGTCAAATCTTGCGCGAGAACCGCCCGCTGGTCGATCGCCTGGTGGACGTGTTGCTCTATGAAGAGACGATTACGGGCGATCGCTTCCGCGAAATCGTTGCCGAAAGGGCGACGCTCCCGGAGAAACAACTCGCTGCTCAGGGCGTTGCAAACCCATGA